The following coding sequences are from one Gadus macrocephalus chromosome 3, ASM3116895v1 window:
- the LOC132454061 gene encoding 5-hydroxytryptamine receptor 4, whose product MDNSSLDPRTPEPSDTSLHGTAPPCTTERHQASRLLLYSLLSAAVVCTVVGNLLVVLSIAYFKQLQSPTNCFVMSLAVADSLVGLVVMPFSMLRTLDGCWRLGALFCRLHSSLDVMLCSASIFHLSCIAFDRYYAVCNPLLYSLVMSRDRVAALIVGCWAIPMLISFGPIMGGLHAVGVDVPLPPDVCVLLVNRAYAVTASLVAFYLPMAVMLVAYWKIYKAAKRQAMQISAMESQMAAGVGKDSSKKQRHRNAMRRERKAAKTLGIIMGVFLLFWMPFFTVNIVDPFIEHSTHALVWDVFLWLGYINSSLNPFLYGLFNRSFRRAFLMIMGCRICLPGASPRIDLSQSQEGAERTDQQ is encoded by the coding sequence ATGGACAACAGCAGCCTGGACCCTCGGACCCCTGAGCCCTCCGACACCAGCCTCCACGGCACCGCCCCACCCTGCACCACGGAGCGCCACCAGGCCTCCCGCCTGCTGCTCTACAGCCTCCTTAGCGCCGCCGTGGTCTGCACCGTGGTCGGCAACCTGCTGGTGGTCCTCTCCATCGCCTACTTCAAGCAGTTGCAGTCCCCCACCAACTGCTTCGTCATGTCCCTGGCGGTGGCCGACAGCCTTGTGGGCCTGGTGGTGATGCCCTTCAGCATGCTGCGCACCCTGGACGGCTGCTGGCGGCTCGGCGCCCTCTTCTGCCGCCTGCACTCCAGCCTGGACGTCATGCTGTGCAGCGCCTCCATCTTCCACCTCAGCTGCATCGCCTTCGACCGCTACTACGCCGTGTGCAACCCGCTGCTCTACTCGCTGGTGATGTCGCGGGACCGCGTGGCGGCGCTGATCGTGGGCTGCTGGGCCATTCCTATGCTCATCTCCTTCGGCCCCATCATGGGGGGCCTCCACGCGGTCGGCGTGGATGTCCCCCTGCCCCCGgacgtgtgtgtgctcctggTGAACCGCGCCTACGCCGTCACGGCCTCCCTAGTGGCGTTCTACCTGCCCATGGCGGTCATGCTGGTGGCCTACTGGAAGATCTACAAGGCGGCCAAGCGGCAGGCCATGCAGATCAGCGCCATGGAGAGCCAGATGGCAGCCGGCGTGGGGAAGGACTCGAGCAAGAAGCAGCGGCACCGCAACGCCAtgcggagagagaggaaggcggCCAAGACCCTGGGGATCATCATGGGGGTCTTCCTGCTCTTCTGGATGCCCTTCTTCACTGTCAACATCGTGGACCCCTTCATCGAGCACAGCACCCACGCACTGGTGTGGGACGTGTTCCTGTGGCTGGGGTacatcaactcctccctcaaCCCCTTCCTTTATGGCTTGTTCAACCGCTCCTTCCGCAGGGCCTTCCTCATGATCATGGGGTGTAGGATCTGTCTGCCCGGCGCGTCCCCCAGAATAGACCTCTCTCAGTCTCAGGAGGGTGCTGAGCGCACTGATCAGCAGTAG